The genomic stretch CATTCCTTTTGCAATTGAAAATCAAAGCATTAACATGGAACAGTTGTTAAAATTAAAAAAGATTAAAACAGATCAAAACGCATTACTGCATGAAACTCCTGAAATTAACCCACATGAAGATGATGATATTTTTGCTGAACTGAATGCTTTATTGGGTGAAAGCCAACCGAACAATGAGCCTTAACTAAGATTACAGAAAGGCTCAATTTAACTGTGTTTTTTTCGCTATGCTCTTTTTGATGATCACAATAACAACAGCAAAAGGATGAGCGATGATTGTACGGCGCGCAACAATTAATGATCTAGATCGACTTGCAGTTTTATTTGATGAGTACCGTCAGTTTTATGGCGCTTCTTCTGATTTAAATCAATCCTTTAAGTTTTTAAAACAACGCTTTGAAAATAAAGAGAGTGTTATTTTCGTCCATCTTAAAGATGAGGTCTTAACTGGTTTTGTCTTGTTATATTTGGGGTTTTCTTCAATTGCTTGTAGCCGATATTATATTTTAGATGATGTCTATGTGACCCCTGCTTTTAGACGCCAAGGCTCTGCTAAACAACTGATTGATACTGCAATTTTATTTGCACGTAATGAACAGGCACTGCGGATTAGTCTTGAAACCCAAAAAACCAACATTGAATCTCGTCGACTCTATGAAGCTATGGGCTTTATCTTAGACAATCAGTTCACCACCTATCACTGTTTTTTAAAGTAAATCGCTAGCGTGAAAGAGAAAATACTTTTTCACGCTAAAACAATGCACTTAAATCCTTCATTAAATAGTCATGATTCCTTCAGTACTTTGATTTTTAGCTGCAAGTAATTGTTCTGGCGTTAAATACAACCATTCTCCCTGTGCTAAATCCTGCAATCCAAGTTGCCCAATTTCAGCACGATGCAATTGCTCAACTTTATTGCCCACGGCAGCAAGCATACGCTTAACCTGATGATAAACCCCTTGATGTACTGTCATCACCAACTCCTGCGTAGCCAATGCTTGTACATCTGTCGCAGCGAAAATACCTTTTTCATTGCGTAATTCCACCCCAGCCATTAAGTCTGCAATCTGTTGCACTGTTATCGGATCTGCAGTAATAACGCGATAAACCTTAGGCACATGTTTTTTAGGATGGGTCAGTGCCTGTAAAAATTGACCGTCATCAGTAAGCAACAATAGTCCCGTCGTATCTTGATCTAAACGACCCACACACTGTATGCCCCGTTCAATCAGCATTTCATTAAATAAATCAAATACACTCATATGATGGGTCGATTGATGTGAACATTCATAATTGAGTGGTTTATGCAGTGCAATATAAACTTTTTCACGATAAAGATAATCTTGCCCATACACGCTAAAATTTAAATCTTGTAGCTCGAGCCGCTGCTTGGGCTCAGTCACTGGCTGTCCTGCAATACAAACCGCCCCGGTTTTAATCAACTGTTGGCAGTGTTTACGCGAGCCAAAGCCTTGTGATTGCAACATTTTTTCCAACAACATCGGCTTAACTCATCGAAGAATTTGATAGGCCAGTATTCTAGCTGATTTTGAGCGGCAGCGACATGATGTAGGGTTATAAGAAGACTCTGCGTATTTTCGTGATACCTTATGCGCTTAACGATTAAATATTCGTATAATCCACCATTCCTGTGATACACAAATGAATTCTCTATGAGCTTATCCAGTTTAGATTTAAACCTGATCGTACTGATTATTTTATTGGCCTGTGGCATCTTTAGCCACAATAGTGCCGTCACCATCGCAGCTGGTTTATTGATTGTATTTCGGATGACCCCACTCAGTGAGTATTTCCCCTATTTACAAGACTATGGTCTGCATGTCGGGATTATTATTTTAACCATTGGCGTGCTTACCCCAATCGCCAGCGGGAAGATCCCTGGCGATGCAATTTTTAAAGCCTTCCTGAGTTGGAAGTCAGTATTGGCCATTATTATTGGGCTATTGGTCGCATGGTTGGGTGGTCGTGGGGTCAAATTAATGTCAAATCAGCCCGATATTGTGGCTGGCTTATTGATTGGTACTGTGGCAGGTGTTGCTGTATTACGTGGTGTTCCCGTTGGCCCACTGATTGCAGCAGGCCTACTGTCATTATTGGTTGGGATCAAACCGTAAATGAACAACTGAACAGGTCGTCTCAAATAAGCGCACCGCTAAGCCGAATAATAAATATTGCGCTTTTGAGAAAACTTTTCGAGCTGCTTAAGAAAACCCTCAAAATAACTTTTCTCTTTTTCTTCAATACGATAACCAGCATATAAGGTACGGCGTAGCCCCTGATCAGATACACAGCTTAGGCGACGCGAAGTGACCCAGCCTTTTTGTTCATATTCATTCACCACCCAATCTGGGAGTGCTGCAATGCCACGCCCACTGGCCACCAATTGAATTAACATCTGGGTTAAATCGGTGGTACGTATATGTTTGGGTTGAATATTCTCAGGCAGAAATAAATGCGCCATGATATCCAGACGGTGCTTATCGACTGGATAGGTAATTAAGGTTTGCTCAGCCAAATCTTGTACCGAGATATTTTCCTGACGTACTAATGCATGGGTATTCGAGAGCACCAAACGTGATTCGTACTCAAATATTGGAAAGTATTCAATGCCTTTAAGAGTGATTGGATCTGCGGTAATCAAGAGATCAAACTCAGCATTCTGCAACAGTTCATGCGGATTGGCTTCAAATCCTGAAGCAAAATCCAGATCGACATCGGGGTATTGATGGCGATATTGGTTAAGTAATGGCATCAGCCAATCAAAGCAACTGTGACATTCTGAGGAAAAAATAATCCGCCCCGTCTGCCCATGCACAATCCGGGTAATGTCCGAATGGGTGATTTGAATTTGCGGCAGTACATCATCTGCCAGTTTTAACAGACGCTGTCCCACATTGGAAAAAGTCACTGGACGACTACGGCGATTGACGACTTCGACCCCATACCAATGATCTAACTCTTTGAGTTGATGAGAAATTGCGGATGGTGTGAGGCATAAATCGTTGGCTGCGGAAACCAGAGAACCATGCTCACGCAAGGCAGATAGCGTTCTAAGATGACGAAGTTCAAGCATGGGAAGTCACAAAGTTGAATTTGATTCATTGTACAATGAAATTAATTAGTTTGCCTCAACTTGATAAATATTTAATGATTGTCTCAACAGATGAAAATTAACAATTTAAATTAAGGGGACAGTCAATGGCTATTCAAACGCATATTCTCGGTTACCCGCGCATTGGTACAAAACGTGAACTTAAATTTGCAGCAGAACGCTATTGGAAAGGTGAAACAAGTCAAACTGAATTGCTTGCTCAAGCTGAAGCAGTAGAAGCCAGTAACTGGCAAGCGCAAGTCGATGCAGGTTTATCTTTGCTCACCACGGGGGATTTCGTATTGTATGATGCGATCCTGACCCATGCCGTTCGTCTCGGTGTGATTCCAGCGCGTTTTCAAAATGCAGAAAAATTAAACCTAGTTGACCAACAGTTCTATTTGGCCCGGGGGCGTGCACCCAATTGTGATGATGTTGCAGCACTTGAAATGACCAAATGGTTTGATACCAACTACCATTACTTGGTGCCTGAACTTAGCCCGACCCAACAATTTAATCCTAACTTTGATGATTTATTGGCCCAAGTGGATCGCGCCAAAGCCTTGGGGCAACCCTTAAAGGTTGTCGTGCCTGGCCTGCTTAGCTTCTTATATTTATCACGTATTGTAGATACTCAAACCACAGAAACCCAACAGCATGCTTGTGACTGTGCGACTGATCATGCTGATATGGGTGCAGATCAAGCGACTTTAAAATTTGTCGATACCCTCCTGCCAATCTATGCAGCTTTGTTTGACCAACTTAAAGCACGTGGCGTTGAATATGTACAAGTTGATGAGCCCATTTTAGTACTTGATCTTGCACCAGAGTGGCAAGCCGCATTTGAGCGTGTCTACAACTTACTGCAACGCCGTGATGGTTTAAAACTGATTATTGCGACCTATTTTGAAACCCTAGGGAACAACTTAAATTTGGCGGTCAACCTCCCCGTTGCTGGCTTACATATAGATATTACGCGTGAAAAAGTAGGTGAATTTTTCTGGAAAAAAGTCATAGACCAATTGCCCAGCCATAAAATCCTCTCACTCGGTTTAATCAATGGTCGTAGTGTTTGGGCCAGTGATTTAATCGCCCTACATGACATTGTACAAACTGCACAAAAAGCCTTAGGGCAGCGTCTGTGGCTCGCAACGGGTTGTTCATTGTTACATGTACCCGTTGATCTACGTTCAGAACAGGTGCCAGCAGCAATAGAGGGGAAATTGGCCTTTGCCCGACAAAAACTGGATGAGTTGGTTGCGCTGGCGACAGGGAACATCAATGCCAATGAAAAATTAACCAAAGCTGCTCAGAATACTTTTGATTTTGTTGCTCAAGAACGCACTGAAGCCTTTGAAATTCGCTTTAAAGCACAACAACAAACATTGAATTTGCCCTTAATGCCAACCACCACCATTGGCTCCTTTCCACAAACGGCTGAAATACGGGCAGCACGTGCGGCATGGAACAGCGGTCACTTATCAGATGCAGACTATGAAACAGCAATGCAACATGAAATTGCCTATGCCATTGCACAGCAAGAACAATTAGCGCTTGATGTATTGGTACACGGCGAAGCTGAACGCACAGATATGGTTGAATATTTTGCAGGCTTACTGGATGGTTTCTGGCTGTCTAAATTTGGTTGGGTACAAAGCTATGGCAGCCGCTGTGTACGTCCACCGATTATTGTTGGCGATATCAGTCGCCCAAATGCAATGACGGTGAAATGGATTGCCTATGCCAACAGCTTGACCAGCAAAATCGTGAAAGGAATGCTGACTGGCCCAGTGACCATTTTAAATTGGTCATTCCCACCTGCACACCGTAGCCGCCGTGAAGTCTGCTTGCAGTTGGCTGAAGCGATTCGACTAGAAGTCTCTGATTTACAAGATGCTGGGGTTGCAATCATTCAAATTGATGAGGCAGCATTCCGCGAAGGTTTACCTTTACGTCAAGCCGAGCAAGCTGAATATTGGGATTGGGCGGTTAAATCATTTAAACATTGTGCCAGCAGTGCCAATCTGGCAACTCAGATTCATACTCATATGTGTTATTCGGACTTTAAAGATTGTTTACCACAAATCACCGCGATGGATGCAGACGTGATTACCATTGAGACTTCACGTTCAGGTTTACAGTTACTTGAAGTATTCCACGTGCAAGGTTATCCAAATGCAGTTGGTCCTGGTGTTTATGATATTCATAGCCCACGCACCCCCACTGCAGATCACATGCGTATGGTGATTGATGCAGCGCTACAAACCATTCCTGCTGAACGGTTGTGGGTCAATCCCGATTGTGGTTTAAAAACCCGGAACTGGAATGAGACCAAAGCCGCACTGACCGAATTGGTCAAAATGGCGAAGCAAGTTCGTGCTGAATTAAAAAATGCTTAGACCC from Acinetobacter pullicarnis encodes the following:
- a CDS encoding GNAT family N-acetyltransferase yields the protein MIVRRATINDLDRLAVLFDEYRQFYGASSDLNQSFKFLKQRFENKESVIFVHLKDEVLTGFVLLYLGFSSIACSRYYILDDVYVTPAFRRQGSAKQLIDTAILFARNEQALRISLETQKTNIESRRLYEAMGFILDNQFTTYHCFLK
- a CDS encoding type II toxin-antitoxin system RelB/DinJ family antitoxin, translating into MRKTEVYQVRLDSQEKKQAFAVFKQLGITPAQAVRLFFKQVVLTKSIPFAIENQSINMEQLLKLKKIKTDQNALLHETPEINPHEDDDIFAELNALLGESQPNNEP
- a CDS encoding pseudouridine synthase, producing the protein MLLEKMLQSQGFGSRKHCQQLIKTGAVCIAGQPVTEPKQRLELQDLNFSVYGQDYLYREKVYIALHKPLNYECSHQSTHHMSVFDLFNEMLIERGIQCVGRLDQDTTGLLLLTDDGQFLQALTHPKKHVPKVYRVITADPITVQQIADLMAGVELRNEKGIFAATDVQALATQELVMTVHQGVYHQVKRMLAAVGNKVEQLHRAEIGQLGLQDLAQGEWLYLTPEQLLAAKNQSTEGIMTI
- a CDS encoding DUF441 domain-containing protein: MSLSSLDLNLIVLIILLACGIFSHNSAVTIAAGLLIVFRMTPLSEYFPYLQDYGLHVGIIILTIGVLTPIASGKIPGDAIFKAFLSWKSVLAIIIGLLVAWLGGRGVKLMSNQPDIVAGLLIGTVAGVAVLRGVPVGPLIAAGLLSLLVGIKP
- a CDS encoding LysR family transcriptional regulator is translated as MLELRHLRTLSALREHGSLVSAANDLCLTPSAISHQLKELDHWYGVEVVNRRSRPVTFSNVGQRLLKLADDVLPQIQITHSDITRIVHGQTGRIIFSSECHSCFDWLMPLLNQYRHQYPDVDLDFASGFEANPHELLQNAEFDLLITADPITLKGIEYFPIFEYESRLVLSNTHALVRQENISVQDLAEQTLITYPVDKHRLDIMAHLFLPENIQPKHIRTTDLTQMLIQLVASGRGIAALPDWVVNEYEQKGWVTSRRLSCVSDQGLRRTLYAGYRIEEKEKSYFEGFLKQLEKFSQKRNIYYSA
- the metE gene encoding 5-methyltetrahydropteroyltriglutamate--homocysteine S-methyltransferase, whose product is MAIQTHILGYPRIGTKRELKFAAERYWKGETSQTELLAQAEAVEASNWQAQVDAGLSLLTTGDFVLYDAILTHAVRLGVIPARFQNAEKLNLVDQQFYLARGRAPNCDDVAALEMTKWFDTNYHYLVPELSPTQQFNPNFDDLLAQVDRAKALGQPLKVVVPGLLSFLYLSRIVDTQTTETQQHACDCATDHADMGADQATLKFVDTLLPIYAALFDQLKARGVEYVQVDEPILVLDLAPEWQAAFERVYNLLQRRDGLKLIIATYFETLGNNLNLAVNLPVAGLHIDITREKVGEFFWKKVIDQLPSHKILSLGLINGRSVWASDLIALHDIVQTAQKALGQRLWLATGCSLLHVPVDLRSEQVPAAIEGKLAFARQKLDELVALATGNINANEKLTKAAQNTFDFVAQERTEAFEIRFKAQQQTLNLPLMPTTTIGSFPQTAEIRAARAAWNSGHLSDADYETAMQHEIAYAIAQQEQLALDVLVHGEAERTDMVEYFAGLLDGFWLSKFGWVQSYGSRCVRPPIIVGDISRPNAMTVKWIAYANSLTSKIVKGMLTGPVTILNWSFPPAHRSRREVCLQLAEAIRLEVSDLQDAGVAIIQIDEAAFREGLPLRQAEQAEYWDWAVKSFKHCASSANLATQIHTHMCYSDFKDCLPQITAMDADVITIETSRSGLQLLEVFHVQGYPNAVGPGVYDIHSPRTPTADHMRMVIDAALQTIPAERLWVNPDCGLKTRNWNETKAALTELVKMAKQVRAELKNA